Proteins encoded by one window of Chondromyces crocatus:
- a CDS encoding alpha/beta fold hydrolase: protein MTTWIRQVCEANGIDIHYLRTGGAKPPVVLLHGLMGSGACWTPLARALEGEFDVVMPDARGHGGSSAPHDGYRYDDLASDVVGLLGALGLSRPILLGHSMGGMTAAVVASRGGGLLRGLVLVDPTFLSPERQCEVHESDVAEQHRQVLGLQKVDLVAAARARHPHRSPELVELQAEARLKTCMAAFDVLTPPNPAYRDVVSAIDVPSLLVIGDSPVVTLEMATELRALNPRLQVEQIQNAGHGLPFEQPERLGEVVASFLRELA, encoded by the coding sequence ATGACGACCTGGATCCGTCAAGTCTGCGAAGCGAACGGCATCGACATCCACTACCTCCGAACCGGAGGCGCCAAGCCTCCTGTCGTTCTGCTCCATGGCTTGATGGGGAGCGGCGCCTGCTGGACCCCCCTGGCCCGCGCGCTCGAAGGGGAGTTCGACGTCGTCATGCCCGACGCGAGAGGGCATGGCGGCTCGAGCGCTCCGCACGACGGCTACCGATACGACGATCTCGCGAGCGATGTCGTGGGCCTCCTTGGTGCCCTGGGGCTCTCGCGTCCGATTCTGCTCGGCCACTCGATGGGCGGCATGACCGCCGCGGTGGTGGCAAGTCGAGGAGGGGGACTCCTCCGGGGCCTCGTCCTGGTCGACCCGACGTTCTTGAGCCCCGAGCGCCAGTGCGAGGTTCACGAGAGCGACGTCGCCGAGCAGCACCGTCAGGTTCTCGGTCTCCAGAAGGTTGACCTCGTCGCGGCGGCCCGAGCCCGGCACCCGCACCGCTCGCCCGAGCTCGTCGAGCTCCAGGCCGAGGCCAGGCTGAAGACCTGCATGGCCGCCTTCGACGTGCTCACGCCACCCAACCCCGCGTACCGTGACGTGGTGAGCGCGATCGACGTCCCGAGCTTGCTCGTCATCGGCGACAGCCCCGTCGTCACGCTCGAGATGGCGACGGAGCTGCGCGCCCTCAACCCGCGCTTGCAGGTCGAGCAGATCCAAAACGCCGGTCACGGCCTTCCGTTTGAACAACCCGAGCGCCTCGGGGAGGTGGTCGCGTCGTTCCTGCGTGAGCTGGCGTAG